In Shewanella sp. MR-4, the genomic stretch CCATATCGATCGCCACGTTAGCCCCCACCAGCTGACGCGTGCCCGCATCATTCTCTAGGCCATCGAACTGCTTATGCAGCCAGCTCGGTAGGCTCACATTGGTCATGCCCGCGAAGCGTTTTAACTGGGTAAAGTTAGTCACGGGTAAAATGCCGGGGACGATTTCGACATCAATTCCCGCCGCAACGCAGCGGTCGCGAAAACGCAGGTAAGATTCAACATCGAAGAAAAACTGGGTAATAGCACGGCTCGCACCGGCATCGATTTTACGCTTAAGGTTAATCAAATCGGCCTGAGCATTAGCCGCATCTGGATGCACTTCTGGGTAAGCGGCGACCGAAATATCAAAGTCGGCCACTGAGCGCAGTAAGCGCACTAAATCCGCCGCAAAGCGAGTTGGTTTCGGGCTGCCCGCTGGTAAATCGCCACGCAGTGCCACTATGTCGCGGATCCCCGATTTCCAGTAATGCTTCGCCAGATCTAACAATTCTTCGTCGCTGGCATCCACTAAGGTTAAATGCGGCGCGGCAACCAGATTGGTTTCTTTTTGAATACGTTCAATCACACCATGGGTGCGGTCACGCACGCCCGAGTTGGCACCATAGGTCACTGAAACAAACTTTGGATTCAGCGGCTCTAAACGGCGGATAGAGTTCCACAGGATCTGTTCCATTTCGGGGGTTGATGGCGGGAAAAACTCAAAAGAAACATTAATATCGCCATTAAGTTCAGACAAACTTTGGTTTAGCGAATGTGAATGTTGTGCGTGATGAAAAGCCATGTGTATTTCCTCAACCGCCCGAGTGCGACGCTCCATCGCGCTGGTACGACTTATAAATGCAGTAATTTAATCCATATGGACGTTTGGACGTCTATATGTCCATATACTAGAGAAACTGGCCGTTAAGTCAAGCCAAAAAATCCCCCTTTTTGGCATTTTCTTATCCCTCGTTGACCACCTTGATTTTAGTCCTGATCTTCGCCAATAAAAAAAGGACTCGAATGAGTCCTTTACGTCTATGAATATTGGTCGAATCGGCTTGAAGATACGGGGGTTAAGTTCTTCAAGTGTCTAGGTTTATGACTACTCTTGCAGCAGATCGCGACAGATCTGCGTCAGATCCGATTGCACCGCTGCGGCAGTCACTTCACGCCCCGCACCCGGTCCACGGATAATCAAAGGATTACCTTGATAGAAAGCAGAGCGGATCACAAACACATTGTCCCCAGGCGTGAGGTTAGCGTAGGGATGATTCGCATCAATCCACTGTAATCCCACCTCAGCTTTCAGGGCCGCGTCGCTATTGTCCAAGGAGGCGACATATCTCAGTACCTTGTTTTGCTCCGCCGCAGCGCCGTATTGTTGCTGCAATTCATCATCCAGCTCAGCGATACGGGCAAGGAATTGCTCCAGTGGAATATCCGCTAAATGGGCCGGCACTAGGGAGCGCAGTTCAATATCCTCAAGCTCGATTTCCAGACCGATTTCACGGGCCAAAATCAGCAGCTTGCGCTGCATGTCGCGGCCAGAAAGATCGTCGCGGGGATCGGGTTCGGTAATCCCTAGGCCACGCGCTTCAACCACTAATTCCGAGAAGGGTTTGCTGGTATCGTATTTCTCGAATAACCAACACAGGGTACC encodes the following:
- the metF gene encoding methylenetetrahydrofolate reductase; protein product: MAFHHAQHSHSLNQSLSELNGDINVSFEFFPPSTPEMEQILWNSIRRLEPLNPKFVSVTYGANSGVRDRTHGVIERIQKETNLVAAPHLTLVDASDEELLDLAKHYWKSGIRDIVALRGDLPAGSPKPTRFAADLVRLLRSVADFDISVAAYPEVHPDAANAQADLINLKRKIDAGASRAITQFFFDVESYLRFRDRCVAAGIDVEIVPGILPVTNFTQLKRFAGMTNVSLPSWLHKQFDGLENDAGTRQLVGANVAIDMVKVLSREGVKDFHFYTLNRAELTYAICHTLGVRPKAV